Part of the Deinococcus aestuarii genome, AGCATGAAGCTTGATCGCCTGCAGGTTCAGGGCTTCAAGTCCCTTCATGCTGTGGACATCCAGTTGGGCAACTTGAATGTGCTGATCGGTGCCAACGGTGCGGGAAAGAGCAACTTCATCGCCCTCTTCCGGCTGCTGCACGAGATGGTGGAGGGGCGTTTCCAGCTCTCGGTGGCCCAGGCCGGCGGGGCCAGCGTCTTCCTTCACGCGGGGCCGGAGCCAGCCGAACGGATTCGGCTGATGCTGGCCTTCGGCCCGAACGCATATACCTGCAATTGGGTGCCCACCTCCGATGACCGCCTGATCTTCGAACGGGAGGTCGTGTTCTTCTCGGGCGACTTCGCGGACACCAAGAGAGAACTGGGCAGCGGCCAACGTGAAAGCCTGCTGCGCCAGGTCAACCCTGGTGGATATACAGTCGAGTCCTACGTGTACAACAGCCTCAGGAGCTGGCACGTCTACCACTTCCACGACACCAGTGACAGCGCCGCCGTCAAGCGTGCTGGAGACATCAACGACGATCTGGAACTGCATACCGACGCCGCCAACCTGGCCGCGTTCCTGCGCCGGCTGGAGCTGAAGGCGCCCTCGAATTACCAGGCCATCCGCTCCACTGTCCGTCGCGTCGCCCCCTTCTTTGACGACTTCCTGCTGCGGCCGACCACGCACAACGAGGACAGGATCCGCCTGGAGTGGCGGAGCTTCGGCTCCAGCCGACCCTTCCTCGCCAGCCAGCTCTCCGACGGCACCCTGCGGTTCATCTGCCTGGTCACCGTGCTGCTGCAACCCAAGCTTCCGGACGTCATTCTCATCGACGAGCCTGAGTTGGGCCTGCATCCGTACGCCATCGAACTCCTCGCTGGGCTGATGCGCTCCGTCTCCACCCGGACACAGCTGATCGTGTCGACGCAGTCGGTGCCGCTGGTCAACCAGATCCTTCCCGAGGACGTCATCGTCGTGGACCGTCAAGGTCCGGAAAGCGTGTTGCGCCGACTGCGCTCGGAGGACCTCGCCGGGTGGCTCGAAGACTATTCCCTGGGCGAACTGTGGGAGAAGAACGTCCTCGGGGGACGCCCCTTCCCCAATCCGCTGCTCCCGTCCTCTCCACGAAGCGATGAGTAGATCTTCCTTCGTCCGCGTCAACATCGTGGTGGAGGGTCATACGGAGGAGGAGTTCGTCGGTGGGCTCCTGGCCCCTCACCTCGCGGGGTTCAACGTCTACGTGACGGCGCGCCGGGTCCTGACCAGCCGTCAGAGCGTGTTTGAAAAGGGTGTCAGCAGGGATCAAGACGGCGAAGCATGAGGCGAATATTGGCGAGATAGCACCAGGCTTCGGTGGTCTGAGGTCGTCCCTCGAAGTCTCTGCTCAGCCGA contains:
- a CDS encoding DUF4276 family protein, with translation MSRSSFVRVNIVVEGHTEEEFVGGLLAPHLAGFNVYVTARRVLTSRQSVFEKGVSRDQDGEA
- a CDS encoding AAA family ATPase, with translation MKLDRLQVQGFKSLHAVDIQLGNLNVLIGANGAGKSNFIALFRLLHEMVEGRFQLSVAQAGGASVFLHAGPEPAERIRLMLAFGPNAYTCNWVPTSDDRLIFEREVVFFSGDFADTKRELGSGQRESLLRQVNPGGYTVESYVYNSLRSWHVYHFHDTSDSAAVKRAGDINDDLELHTDAANLAAFLRRLELKAPSNYQAIRSTVRRVAPFFDDFLLRPTTHNEDRIRLEWRSFGSSRPFLASQLSDGTLRFICLVTVLLQPKLPDVILIDEPELGLHPYAIELLAGLMRSVSTRTQLIVSTQSVPLVNQILPEDVIVVDRQGPESVLRRLRSEDLAGWLEDYSLGELWEKNVLGGRPFPNPLLPSSPRSDE